A window from Argopecten irradians isolate NY chromosome 3, Ai_NY, whole genome shotgun sequence encodes these proteins:
- the LOC138318520 gene encoding perlucin-like has translation MEHALCILFLCWCFTLGSSTECPGEEWKRMGSSCFYFSEEVVTWNNARDYCERRLHATLAYILNAEENRFIEYRLNTYGYIHFYHIGATDQDREGRFVWVDSNRRMEYSNWSLGEPNSAGSEDCSEISTRTGTWNDIPCDEEQRFVCRIEL, from the exons ATGGAGCATGCTCTCTGCATTCTATTCCTTTGCTGGTGTTTTACGCTTG GATCCAGTACCGAATGCCCGGGTGAAGAGTGGAAGCGGATGGGAAGTAGCTGTTTTTATTTCAGCGAAGAAGTCGTGACATGGAATAATGCGAGG GACTATTGTGAACGAAGGTTGCATGCGACCCTCGCTTACATCTTAAATGCGGAAGAGAATCGCTTTATAGAGTACCGACTAAACACTTACGGTTACA TCCATTTTTACCACATTGGAGCCACAGACCAGGACCGTGAGGGTAGGTTCGTTTGGGTAGATAGCAACAGAAGAATGGAGTATAGTAACTGGTCTCTTGGGGAACCAAACAGCGCCGGTAGTGAGGACTGTTCAGAAATCAGCACTAGAACGGGCACATGGAACGATATTCCATGTGATGAGGAACAGCGCTTTGTGTGTAGGATCGAACTTTAA
- the LOC138318519 gene encoding growth hormone secretagogue receptor type 1-like gives MDMFGTNSILSSFNDTTDSPRGNFINVSQDAVENVSWNNTAWLNTSTEAPVMADDDILLKILEVLQHANYVLLPTFLLLGLTGNCLTVIIMTGRRYAHLTSRLLLIALAVSDSVLLLTQPLNKIFVIELTGIDLRAFSDVGCKIYFVLFKTGKMTSSWFVVLLCFERFVAVWFPFRAKAICTQRNTILSIICVYAVIGTYNSVWSPWSTIINDRCHPDAYNASDPEDKAAFGRFLVWGCSLYSFIPTVIMMILTPLIIKKLLEHKKKRKAIASIKKKVEETKITAMLLGIVTAYIILILPVTFLHITSFLIGVKAFGENPNGFLIFRDVTQILEQVNYAINFFLYVTTSQQFRKGLVDLLSCKKMGKPYMSRIGTNKTSSQKKLNGSMHASLYSGSSDSDAGSRSGITAISNLEKQQFQPESLPGVAYP, from the coding sequence ATGGACATGTTCGGGACCAATTCGATACTCTCGTCATTTAATGATACAACGGACAGTCCAAGAGGAAACTTCATAAATGTTTCACAGGATGCAGTGGAAAATGTTTCATGGAACAACACCGCGTGGCTTAATACATCAACTGAGGCACCAGTGATGGCGGACGACGACATTTTGCTGAAAATCCTAGAGGTCCTTCAACATGCAAACTACGTCTTGCTACCAACGTTTCTCCTGCTTGGCTTGACTGGGAATTGTTTGACAGTTATCATTATGACTGGTCGGCGATATGCTCACCTTACATCTCGTCTGTTACTCATAGCGCTAGCCGTCTCTGACTCAGTTTTGCTTTTGACACAACCTCTGAATAAAATTTTTGTAATTGAATTGACTGGTATAGATTTGAGAGCCTTCTCTGACGTAGGATGCAAGATTTATTTTGTCTTGTTTAAGACGGGGAAAATGACATCCTCTTGGTTTGTGGTACTACTGTGTTTTGAGCGATTTGTTGCAGTTTGGTTCCCGTTTCGTGCCAAGGCGATTTGTACGCAGAGAAATACTATCCTGTCAATTATCTGCGTGTATGCAGTCATTGGTACCTACAACTCCGTCTGGTCGCCCTGGTCCACCATCATTAACGATAGATGCCACCCGGATGCTTATAACGCAAGCGATCCTGAAGATAAAGCCGCGTTTGGGAGATTTCTCGTATGGGGTTGTAGTCTCTATTCATTCATACCGACTGTAATTATGATGATCTTGACACCTCTTATCATCAAGAAACTTCTGGAACACAAGAAAAAGAGGAAGGCTATTGCCAGCATTAAAAAGAAGGTGGAAGAAACTAAGATCACGGCCATGTTACTAGGCATTGTGACCGCCTACATCATCCTCATTCTACCCGTCACTTTCCTGCATATCACCTCGTTCCTGATTGGCGTCAAGGCGTTCGGGGAAAATCCAAACGGCTTTCTCATCTTCAGGGATGTTACCCAGATCTTGGAACAAGTTAATTATGCAATTAACTTTTTCCTTTATGTCACGACTTCACAGCAGTTCCGTAAAGGCCTTGTGGATCTGCTAAGCTGTAAGAAGATGGGGAAGCCTTACATGTCCAGAATCGGTACCAACAAGACCTCCAGTCAAAAGAAGCTGAATGGAAGCATGCATGCCTCATTGTATTCGGGATCAAGTGACTCAGATGCTGGGAGCAGGTCTGGGATCACGGCTATAAGTAACTTGGAAAAGCAGCAGTTCCAGCCGGAGTCACTACCCGGCGTGGCCTACCCATGA
- the LOC138320043 gene encoding lectin BRA-3-like: MLNCSILFLVLILYCVEGSRCPDGEFDKWKEFRGFCYHFSERSATWRRAKEACTRAAEGSYIADILSEEENNWIFERLNTYHYYEDYYIGATDREWEGHFVWENSGESLDDTYTNWNEGEPNQHLDTPENCAEMKISNGKWNDIPCDIVMRYVCKLPVYEK, from the exons ATGCTAAATTGTTCTATACTTTTCCTGGTGCTCATTCTCTATTGTGTTGAAG GGTCCCGCTGTCCTGATGGAGAGTTTGACAAATGGAAGGAGTTCAGGGGTTTTTGCTATCACTTCAGTGAGAGGTCCGCTACCTGGAGAAGGGCAAAG GAGGCCTGTACACGTGCTGCCGAAGGAAGCTATATCGCTGACATTTTATCAGAAGAAGAGAACAATTGGATCTTTGAACGGTTGAATACCTATCATTACT atGAAGACTACTATATCGGAGCGACCGATCGAGAATGGGAGGGCCATTTTGTTTGGGAAAACAGTGGAGAATCTCTGGATGACACATACACTAACTGGAATGAGGGCGAGCCAAACCAGCACCTCGATACACCCGAAAACTGTGCTGAAATGAAAATCAGCAACGGTAAATGGAATGACATACCTTGCGATATTGTCATGCGCTATGTCTGTAAACTTCCTGTGTACGAAAAGTAA